In Brachypodium distachyon strain Bd21 chromosome 5, Brachypodium_distachyon_v3.0, whole genome shotgun sequence, the genomic window TACCAGTGTTGAGTATTTTGTTGAATAGCCGGATAGATAATAATCACTCTTCTCTTGATATGACTGAAGCTATAAGTTTCAGTAGCACAGCGAATAATATATTATATACCCTTGTTGGTGTTGAGTGAAGCAGACATTGCAAGCTAAAACAGTCAACTGAATGCCCTATCATCTGTGCATGTCTTAAACTTCAAGTCTTGAACAACTAAGAGCTACCATGTTACAGTTACTCAATGAGTAATTGATTACATTGTCCAATCCATGTGCTTGTGGTGACCCAATTGTTTGCTTCCTGAGTTGGTTTAATTGTAAAATATGTTGAGAAATCCAAGTTGGTTCCGATGGTTATATATGTGTTGTTAAATTTTGACTATATTTGTTATTTGCTGAAGATGACATTTTTCAGTATCTTGTCGTACTATAGTAATGACTAATAATACAAAATTTGCTTCATATAGTACTTGTCATGTTTATTTCTGATTTCTAGTTTGCATGTGTTTGATGAGTTATTGTTGATCTATCAATAATTataatacatttatatttcttCCACATTATTTGTTCTTATTTTGCATCTTAGATTGTTTTACCAGAATCAGTTGACCGCAGAACTATATTAAAATTGGAAATGTTATCTGCTTACAGTTCAAGTCTTTGATGTGGCACTTTTTAGGAACATGCTAGAGTATGGATTACACGGGTGCACGAGCCATGCAGGATAGCCACCATCCAACTAGTGCCTACCAGCTATCGTAGTTTGTAATTGGCAGATTAGAGGTCCTTAATTTCTGCGAATCTTTTACCAATCATAATATGCTCCCTAGAAGCCTGATCCAAGAGCTCGTACATATTCTTCGATTCTTTTACAGGCATGCAAGCCACATGGCTCGTGAAATACTGATCTCCAATCACATGATGAAGTCTAAGGCCATTGTTGGCTGCATTATATAAGAAAGTTGTGCAGCTGTAAGGGCATCTAGGTGTGGAACCTAAGCAACTGAACTATAAAGCAGGCTGCAAGTTCTAGGTTAATCTCAAGCAACTCTTTCTTCATATGTAGGGGTTTTACATTGGTTGCGCTCAACATGCTTTACAGACTCCTCTTTGGATTTGCACTTCCTTTTGTCCTACAATCCTCCTTAGTGTTGAGCAATCCATCAGGGGTGAGGGTTGGCTTTTACAAATACACATGTCCGAATGCAGAGGTCATTATACGTGATGAGATGACCAAGATCATCTCTGGTGTCCCAAGCCTTGCTGGCCCACTGCTTCGCATGCACTTCCATGACTGCTTTGTGAATGTGTGTAGATATCTGACTGTGTTCCAAGCTTATTCAGTACTTCAGAGATGTTACTAAATTTCTTGTTCTCTGCAGGGTTGTGATGGTTCTATTCTGCTGAATAGCACACCAGGATCACCATCTGAAAAGGAATCAATACCGAACCTCACCCTCCGGGGCTTTGGTACAATTGACCTTGTCAAGTCTAAGCTAGAGCAAGCCTGCCCTGGGGTGGTCTCCTGCGCTGATATCCTAGCTCTTGTAGCAAGGGATGTTGTACTACTGGTAAGAACTAAGAACTAGCATTCCTGTTAACTAATCTTGGTCCTTTGTTTAAGTAAGATAAATTGACATGTTTTAGGAAATTGGGGGGAATAGGCTGGGCTGGTTCAGGCCAGCAATGGTGGTAAACCCACTCAGTTTTAACCTTCAGCTGAATTTGACCATCTTTTATGTAATTACTGGACAGTACTGTCTCTCCCGCTGCTGACAATGACTGGAGTTGgaccttttttctttgaaattaTGACTGGAGTTGAACCTAGATTTATGACCTTTTTATTATGCAACAGACCAAAGGGCCTCATTGGGATGTTCCAACTGGGCGGAGAGACGGAATGAGATCGGCGAAGGAAGATGCTTTGAACAATCTGCCTCCACCCTTTTTTGATGCCACTCAAAACCTGAATCAGTTCTTCATTCCTAAGGGCCTTGATGCAAAGGATCAGGTGGTTCTGCTAGGTATAAACTACTGCATCTCTTTTTAGTTTATTTGAACTTTGCTGATCCCAACAAATCTCCAGTTGCAGTCTCCCCATAAAGGTGTTGTTTGTATACACTACTAAGCAACTTGTTAATCAAGCAAAGGTGGTGTATGCATTTACCAGGTCAACAGAGATGGGAAAAGACAAACTATGTCGTTTCCATTCCTAGTTATATTACACCATACAAAACCAAGGGTCGTCATTGTCttttagaaaaacaaatcatACCTTTATATACGAGAATTAGTACATTTCATTCCTTTGTTGGCCATAACGACACTTATTTTGCACACGCAGatgaaaaggagaagaaaccTCTATAGCTCATTTGTCCTTTGCAATTTCATTTTTGATTATCTCACATCCACAGAACATATATATGACTAAAATTTCTGACGCTGCAAATTTTGCGATTCAAACTCAGTAGGAAGCCATGGAAACTGACACGCACTATCTTTGTTCACGCATTGACAGGGGGGCACACCCTTGGGACCTCCCACTGCTCTTCGTTCTCGGACCGGCTGTACAACTTCAGCGGCACGCACATGGCCGACCCAATGCTGGACAAGCAGTACACCCGGCGCCTGAAAACCAAGTGCAAGCCCAACGACACGACGACGCTGGTGGAGATGGACCCTGGGAGCTTCAGGACGTTTGACACGAGCTACTACCGTGTCATTGCCAAGGGCAGGGCGCTCTTCACCTCTGACGAGACGCTCATGCTCGACCCTTTCACCAGGGACTACGTGCTGCGGCAGGCGGGCGTCGCCGGCTACCCAGCTGAGTTCTTCGCAGACTTCGCGGCGTCCATGGTGAAGATGGGGAACATGCAGGTGCTCACCGGCGCACAGGGGGAGATCAGGAAGCACTGCGCCTTTGTGAATAAGATGCACATATTATAGCTCGGTTTACGTGATAATTACTTGCCTTAGTGGTTGGTTTCTGGACATGTAGAATTACTGTGGTTGTGTTTAAGTAcattgtgtgcaccatgtctTCCTTCATCATTTGTATTGTTATCTTGATGTCTTCAAATAAATAAACTGTTTGCTTGGCTCAATGAAATAAACATGCATCCCAGAGAACTGGGCTACCATTCCCGATTGTTCTCTGGTTCTGTCATTACCAAGCGCTGAAATATGCTACCTGTCCTGAGTTCATCACCCCCACGGTCGAGTTGCGACTACCGagctgccttttctttttttaccgGGTGAATGCGGTTACCATGGTAACTGCAATTTACGAAATGGTTACCGCCGGgcaaatttcaagttcaataATTTACTGTCTTGTTACCAACTGCTAGGTCATTCTCAAATGGAAAGAGGAGTAATTGTCAAGGTTTGATGGTGAAAAATAAGCTGTTCTCGTTCTGTTTACTCTAACCTTCTCTTGCACACAACCATTATTTGCTCCCCAAGAGGAAACTCCAACcgaaagaagaggaggagggataTACCCTACACCAAAACTCCAAGAAAACTTGCTAGCTCTGGTTGGCTTGGCATCCCGGCTTCTGTTCCTTCCTCGCCCCTCAAAGAATCACCACGTCCGACCAGCTCAAAACCACCCCATAGCGCAAGCCAAACAAAGCGTGTCAACAAACAAACCATGCGCGCCAACGCATGGGCGCGCACACAGAGACCAGCCAAGCGCGCACCGGCATCGTCACCAtgccgccggcgtcgtccACAGGTTTCACCGCCACGGTGGGCCGCATCCGAACTCTCCCGGCGGAGCGGCCGCACCTGAGGCGCTGCACCAAGCTGCTCTGCTCGGCGGTCCTcgtcgtgctcctcctcgcagcCGTGCTCCTCTTCGTCGCCTACCTCGCCGTGCGCCCGCACAGGCCGCGGTTCCACGTGGTGGccttctccgcctccggcaTCCAGCAGGCGGCAGGCGGGGACGGAGCCGGCATGGTCCTCCTCTCCGGGCAGTTCTCGGTCCGCAACCCGAACCACGACGTCGGCTTCTTCTACGACCGGCTCTACCTCTCCGTGCACTACGGCAACGTCGACGTCGTCAAGGACCAGGACATCACCGGCAGGCCGATGTACCAGCCGCCCAAGACCACGACGCCGGTCACATTTGAGGGTGTCACTGTGCCTGCAAGCTCTGCCACGGCGAGCATGGCAAGGGACGCTGGAGCGGAGAGAGGCTCCGTGGCGTTCACGGTGAAGGTCCGGTCAAGGATACGGGTGAGGGTGGCCTTCTGGGGCTCTCACTGGCACCCGCTCCATGTCGGCTGTGACATTGCTGTTGGCCCTGACGGGCAGCTGCTGCCTGAGAGCCGGCAGAAGCGTTGCGCCATAAACTTCCTCTAGGTGTAAAATAGATACCCGTATATGTATCCATCCCTGAGATTTTATGAACTATAGAGTGTGGTGACAAGACTTGCTGATTAAGGTGATTTTTGTGAACGGCTTACCTTCACACATTCTCCAGCACATCCAGAAATCCACAACTCCCAGTGATTACAGCCAGCAATGGCACAGAGTACACATATACAAAACTAAACGCTGGCCCATGTCTCGACGGGAAAGAAAACGACAATGTTTGAGGCATGTCAACAACAACACCAGATGGTTTTGACACAGCCACATAGCAACTGCAACCTCGACAGGGCGGAACGCTAGTCAGATGGAAACCGGTCACTGTGAGCAGGGCGGGCCGACTCGCTAGAAAGATGGCACATTCATTCCCTGCAAGGGTGCGCCAGTTGAGACTTCAACTGACCAATGCATCAGGCCAACATCGTCGCTCGCTGCAGCATATGGCAGATACAACAGGAGGAGTTTTCCAAGCCGTCATCACATTGTTAACTCTTGAGATTTGGCACCAGAGCACTGATTTACCAGGTGTAGTATTTGAGAAGCCGAGCTTTGCATGCTGCAGAATTACCCTAGCAATAAGTGAGGATGTCAGAAATGATGTTACTGGCGAGAAGTAGATGTTGTTTGGTATAGGCAACAAGACAAAAAAGCATAAATGCATGAAGAGTAACAGCACAGTATATCGACATCATAGCACAATATAGTCAGTCCTGGCAATGAAATTGGCAGGTTTCAGTTCGTAAATTAGAATCTAATGCAAAAGATGACAAAATACTAATAATGCTAGCTGTTAACACCACATGAACACAAAAACACATTCAGTGAGAACATTGTAGGTTTCCGCAAGAAAATCCGTTCCATATAAGTTCCAGATaagaaatacggagtactaccaTATCAAGAAGTAGCATGGTTCCCATAGGGGAAATATTTACAAGATTCTAGCAGTAAGATAAAAAAAGACTCATGGCCTATACCACAGTATCGCACTACCTGATCTATGATAGTACAGTGGAGCAATGTGTAGGATCTTACCATTTTACCGCATCCAATCTCGGGCACAAACAAGTGCTTCAATGGTCTTGATGCTCAGTGAACTGTGGTGCTTTGGAATTACCGGTCCGCTGCTACTTAATGCTGCTTCAGATTGAACAGCAGACGCTGGCATGGCTAGGACATCCTGTGCAATGGCTGCCAACGTTGGGTACTTGGTAGTATGGTTCATCCACCAGTTTAAAATGTCAAAGTCATCCTTTCTTGGAACTAGACCATCTTCAAGGTAGTCCTCAAGTTCTGTAGATATCTGACAACTTGCTTGTTCATTGAGATGCTGATCCCAATCTTCTAAAGAATCACTATCAACGACGGCCAAAGCTGCACTATTTGAAATATCACCGTCTGGCCGATCCGCAGGGTTGCAGTATTCACTGAAAAGTTCCTGGACTGTCTCACGGATTTCAGATAAGTAACTCACTGAATTTGCGCCAAAAGCTCGTTTCAGACGAAATTCAATGAAGCTGATTTTGAATCTTGGATCTAGAACAACAGGTATTGATAACCACAAGTATGAATTTTGCCAATACTCGTTGAACACTTCCTGCATCTCCATAACCAATGTAGAGATTTCTACATTATTACTTGATGCTTCTTCTTGCAAAACTGTCCTTACTTTCCAGACCTCATTGAAGTATATATTTGCTGTGACGGAGCTAGAGCAAGAAATTGTTTCAATGGCACGATAAAACGTCCTTAAAATCTTGCAAATAGACTCAGTAACATTCATATCTTCTGGAGCCAGCACTTCTTCAGAAGGAAATAGCTTCTTGAAATGCAAAAGAACTTCAAGCCTAAAAAAAATTTTGTGCCACCACTTAGCATCCTCTTGTGGACACTTCATACCCATCTGTGAAATGACTTCCAGAAGCTGTTGTTGGGCCAATGGTGAAGATGCATGTGCCACAAAAAAATCCATCACAATGTCACCAACAAGGCGAACAATATCTGCTTTCCCTTTGGAAACAACACTATTTATGATGTCATCCACACAAGCAATGTTGTATAGCCTACCTCTGATAGGAAGGCACTTCTTCTCTATGAGCATTTCCTTTAGCTTCACAGTATTTGTATCTTTCCTAACATCACCTACAGAAGTCAAGCTCAAAATCTTCTTATCAAGATTCCAATCTCTAACTGCATCTAATATGATATTATATGATCCACTTTCAGATTCTGGAACAGTAGCTTCCTTGCAGTGTATTATCCTTTCCACATCCACAGGTGAGGACCAAAACAAGCCAAATTTAATTGTTATCCTGTGAACTTTCCAGTCTTCACCAATAAAATGTGCTGTCAAACAGAGGTATTTTACTGCTGGTTCGGGGCCATCAGGAGTCCAGATGCTCGCTGACAGAGAAATGCGCCGGGAGGAAAGTGCCATTCTATCTTTATGTTTTACCTTTTCCTTCTGAAATAGAGCAACACAATGTTTTTCCATGTCATTACGAGAGACTGCATCAACCATAGGGCTGAGATTCTTTATTACTCTTCTCATTTCATCATGCTCCACAATTGAAAAAGGATGACCATGCAAAATTATCATTCTGGCTAGCTCTTGATAAGATGTTTCCTGCCCAAACTTCATGGAGCCTATATCAGTGGAAGTGTTCATAAATGAGGTCCTCTGTTTCTTCATGCTTGTGCCATCTGATGTTTGCGGGGATTGCTGTGCTGGCACCACTTGAATGGGTCGGAATGCAGGGTTGATGTCAACAGAACTACTAGTCCTAAGGAGCTTGTTAGAGTATTCTGCGATCTGAACCTTCCCATTTGTCAAGGCAGGAGAGAGCTCATCATGCACCCTGGACTTTAAACTAGGTGCACTCGAAGGGTAAAACAAACCATTCTGATGATTCTGGCCACTCCCACGCCGTCCAGGACAGGTTATAAGATGTCGACTCAGATGGCTTCTCCCTCCAAATTTATTTGCACTGAGGCGTTTGTGGCAATGAATACAATCCGCAGCCTGGAGTTTCCCCTCAACATAGATGGGCGTAAACTCCTTCCACACCTTCGATTTGAATCTGCTGGGAACTGCTGAGCTTATGTCGTCAAGCGTTTCAGAAATAATCTCATTGACCGGAATCACCGGCTCATTCGATGAAAATGGGCGATGTTCGTTCACCAAAACTGTGCACAAAATATGAATAGTAACTAGTATGGCAGAGCTAAATTGTTTTGTCAATGGAATATCTATGTATCCAGATCGTAAGCTACACCATGCTAACAAACAAAGAACTACCAGTAAACTCAACTGGACACGACAGAACAACTGTAAGGACCATGAAtaggcaaaaataaaatattaccACATGGAAAGTATGAATCCTTCTGTCGCTTCTGCGCCACATCTAATTTGCCAGGGCAGATTTTCTGGTGCCGCCACAGATGGCTTGTTCCATTGGAATCTTTGCAACTGAGGCGACCGTGGCAGTAGAGGCACTCTGCAAACTGAACCTTTCCGTTCAGAAAAATGGGCTTGTATTCCTCCCAGACCTTGGACCTCTTCTTGTGCTTGTACCTGAAGGCGCTGTGAAGTCCATCATATGCTACCTCCACCTTCATGCTGTCATCCTCCTCATGCTCATCAGGATACTCTGCAACTTGATGGATCATACCACGCTCCATAACTGCACAACAGATATGAAGAAACGGATGTTAATTTTACAACTAGCACAGCACTAAATTAAGCATGTTTAGACCACTAGCAATCTAGCATCGAACAAAACAAACCGAGCAGCTAGGAAAGCACAAGATCTGCAGCATGCGAACAACACCTAGAACTCGGAAATAAGCACCAAAATTCCCCCTGGATCACGGGGTAGTGAAGGGGGAAATACTAATAGATCGCCCCAATTGCGGCTTCCCGAGAGCCCAAATCGGCAACATACAGACAAATACGCAACCACGGATCGTGAAATTGCAAGGGACGTCAGGGAGAAATCGAGGCGGAGCGATTACCTGGGATGGATGGAACCCTGGGGGAGCCTTGCCGGGGATGGGGAGATTCTGGGCACGATTAGGGCATCGCGTTGGATCGGCGGGCTGGCGGCGGGTGGGTAGTAAACCCAGTTCGTCGATTTGGGCTGGGTAAAGGGCTTGCTCGACCTACATGTTGGGCTAAAGTGGGCCGGTCCACGTTGCTACTGCTGGGCCTGGACTGGGCCTGGGCTTGCGCTGTGCCCTCTATTTTCGTTTCATCTTGCCCTCTTGGATTTGGAGGGGATTTCGATTTTTCATGATTGCTAATCAAAACGAGGCGTCTAGTTTAATTTTCTTTCAGGAAAACAAATCACATACACATGTATTTCAATTGTAATGGATATACCAGGGCCGATGAATCAAATTAGCAAATGAAGAATACTATCTGTAGACTCATCTACACATTGAAAAAGTTGGGTAAACCATCCATATAAATTTTTAACAATCACTTTCTGGCAGACCAGTGCTGTGCTGAACAATGTCCTCTTAAATTAAATACGAGTGACCTGTAGAAACACTACTAAAATGCGTGGGTTTTGTTCCGTCGGATGTTTTCAGGAATCGAGGTGCATTTTGAGCCATGTATTACCTGAAGAAAATTAATTCAACTTAAAAATAGATCGTTATTTTCCCGTGTCAACTGTGCAAATAAAATTGTGTGTATAGATTGCCCTTTGCTTTTGAGCACCGTATTCTGTTCCACCCTTTTCAGGTATCAACAACCAGATGTATACCCATGACACTGAAATCTGCATCAACTGTCGATGCTCAGCAAAGAAGGCAGCCGTTGAAAATGTGTACAACTACAAGGTATATCCTAATTCTCGTATCACAACTATGAACCACAGTGCACATGAAAATCTAGTCAAAATTCAGCTACAATGTACACCTAAATATCTAGTCCTAAACACATAGTTCGAAAGCTCACGCAGTCAAATATTGATTGTTGTCCCAAATGTATACATTGTCAACACTTCCCATTTTGAAGCTAAATTTTCTCTAGACAGATTCAGTGATTTGCTACAAACATACTTGTGAAATACATTGTTGCTGACACTTCAAGTAATTGGTGATCGGTAAAACAACTCTAAGGTGCACACTTCAGGTTCAGGATGTGCTAGCTTTGGCTTCCCTAGTGCAGTGGTCACATACAGGTAATTCGACCTAAAATTGTTACAGGTTGACAGCTTATGGAGTAGAAAATTAGAAATATTTACTGCCTTTCCATGTATGATGAGTATACCTACTGGCTATCGCAATAGGTaatcacagaaaaataaatgaaaacaCCGATAGGAAGTAAAACCATGACAGCTTTCACAAAAGTTAATCTCTTCAAAAAAAGGTGTTGCAAAAGGTTCATAACCATGTCATCCATTCTCAACTGAATGATGACAAGAACTTATAATCAAATGATCAGTTTCATCAGGTGTCAGCAATGACAAAACAAGCATACAACAGAATTACTATAGCAGGCACCAACATCCTGTTAGATAAAGAACACGGTGCACAGAGTGAAAACTTTGTTGTGCCATACAAAGCTACCAATATTCATAGGCTGTTCTTGGTTCATGTAAATCTGAATCTAGTTGGCATCTCCCCTCTGCAAGCGGCTGCATAGTCTTGCGGTGCAGCTTCCTTGTGAGGGCATATGTACTTGTCCTTGAAACACTTCTCGGTCAGTGCGACTGCATAAGAGTAGCTCCTGTCGAACTTTAGCAATCCATTTTCCTTGAGAAACTTTACATAGTAACGGGGTCTGAGCGGGACCTCCAGGCTAAGACAGATCATTATCGGTCGATGAGCAATGTATAGTGGTTCCAACCCCACCTCAGAGATCAGGAACCGAGACTTGCGCCGCAGCAGACCACCCGAACAACTTCTTCAAGTAGTCCATTTTGGCGGCGATCTTCTCCTCGCTGAGGAATGCGACAGCCTGCAGCGCGGACCGAAACATCCCAGAGCCACGGGGAATACCTACACCTTCGGCACATACCACCATCGCCCGGAGGGACGCCGGGTTGCTGGTCAGCAACCTCGGCACAGAGTTGCACAGCTTGCCAATATCGCAATCACTTAGCCCGCAGTCCTGCAGGAACGCGACATTAGGCTTGACCACCTTGCCAAGCTGGGTGCCGATGAGGTGGTAGCAGCGCTGGAGCATCTTCTGGAGCTGATCGAAGGAGCCGAAGAGGTACAGGTAGTACTGAAATCGAGAACTCGCGCCGCCAACGCCTCCCCAGCTCCCGGTTGCCTTTGTTtaggagcggcggccggcgaggcagTGAGGAGGTCGGTCCAGCCGGGGACCTCCGGAGAAGAGTCGCGCACCATGAAAATTTTGATTTCCTTGACCTCACAGTCGTCGCCGGCGAACGAGTTTACAGTACGGCTGGCCGgagggaag contains:
- the LOC100831698 gene encoding peroxidase 1 → MLYRLLFGFALPFVLQSSLVLSNPSGVRVGFYKYTCPNAEVIIRDEMTKIISGVPSLAGPLLRMHFHDCFVNGCDGSILLNSTPGSPSEKESIPNLTLRGFGTIDLVKSKLEQACPGVVSCADILALVARDVVLLTKGPHWDVPTGRRDGMRSAKEDALNNLPPPFFDATQNLNQFFIPKGLDAKDQVVLLGGHTLGTSHCSSFSDRLYNFSGTHMADPMLDKQYTRRLKTKCKPNDTTTLVEMDPGSFRTFDTSYYRVIAKGRALFTSDETLMLDPFTRDYVLRQAGVAGYPAEFFADFAASMVKMGNMQVLTGAQGEIRKHCAFVNKMHIL
- the LOC100838955 gene encoding NDR1/HIN1-like protein 10, coding for MGAHTETSQARTGIVTMPPASSTGFTATVGRIRTLPAERPHLRRCTKLLCSAVLVVLLLAAVLLFVAYLAVRPHRPRFHVVAFSASGIQQAAGGDGAGMVLLSGQFSVRNPNHDVGFFYDRLYLSVHYGNVDVVKDQDITGRPMYQPPKTTTPVTFEGVTVPASSATASMARDAGAERGSVAFTVKVRSRIRVRVAFWGSHWHPLHVGCDIAVGPDGQLLPESRQKRCAINFL
- the LOC104585437 gene encoding zinc finger BED domain-containing protein RICESLEEPER 2; protein product: MERGMIHQVAEYPDEHEEDDSMKVEVAYDGLHSAFRYKHKKRSKVWEEYKPIFLNGKVQFAECLYCHGRLSCKDSNGTSHLWRHQKICPGKLDVAQKRQKDSYFPCVLVNEHRPFSSNEPVIPVNEIISETLDDISSAVPSRFKSKVWKEFTPIYVEGKLQAADCIHCHKRLSANKFGGRSHLSRHLITCPGRRGSGQNHQNGLFYPSSAPSLKSRVHDELSPALTNGKVQIAEYSNKLLRTSSSVDINPAFRPIQVVPAQQSPQTSDGTSMKKQRTSFMNTSTDIGSMKFGQETSYQELARMIILHGHPFSIVEHDEMRRVIKNLSPMVDAVSRNDMEKHCVALFQKEKVKHKDRMALSSRRISLSASIWTPDGPEPAVKYLCLTAHFIGEDWKVHRITIKFGLFWSSPVDVERIIHCKEATVPESESGSYNIILDAVRDWNLDKKILSLTSVGDVRKDTNTVKLKEMLIEKKCLPIRGRLYNIACVDDIINSVVSKGKADIVRLVGDIVMDFFVAHASSPLAQQQLLEVISQMGMKCPQEDAKWWHKIFFRLEVLLHFKKLFPSEEVLAPEDMNVTESICKILRTFYRAIETISCSSSVTANIYFNEVWKVRTVLQEEASSNNVEISTLVMEMQEVFNEYWQNSYLWLSIPVVLDPRFKISFIEFRLKRAFGANSVSYLSEIRETVQELFSEYCNPADRPDGDISNSAALAVVDSDSLEDWDQHLNEQASCQISTELEDYLEDGLVPRKDDFDILNWWMNHTTKYPTLAAIAQDVLAMPASAVQSEAALSSSGPVIPKHHSSLSIKTIEALVCARDWMR